One Octopus sinensis linkage group LG11, ASM634580v1, whole genome shotgun sequence genomic window carries:
- the LOC115217246 gene encoding cytochrome P450 2B4-like isoform X2, with product MDICPSYAIETINIQSFLFGLVTLLLVRWFMTRKKYNYNLPPGPTSFPIIGNLPQMITTTDLCSKMKDFRKQYGDIFKLKLGSDTLVTVCKTEWILEGLVKKGEEFKGRPYWIYMTKLLSRKQGIFFNTGKEWKDLKKFLYATFRDLGMGKRKLEDQIYLETQRLCKVFQSHNGKPFSLGDPLAYFSLSIVYYIIFGERIRFGELEFQEIVENLRFFFKNSSAFIPENFFPFLRFFRWNSPVKQILKNDRKIRSYIKEKIREHKETYNGDDIRDFIDVYLLTLEKEPNSESLSEVNMFRTIIDIFVAGTDTTATSLSWVFLYMAKYPDIQEKCREEIQKVTNLNRPITMEDKRHMTYVAATLLEAQRMAPVAPLTAPHASTIDTKLGGYDIPKNTIVQFMLMAAHYDPKYWDKPEEFRPERWIDENNELKKNEAYMPFSLGPRICAGVSLVNIESFIAFSNILQKFRLESPDETPMTMEGRQSGITYVPVKNNIRAIPL from the exons ATGGATATTTGTCCATCATATGCTATAGAAACTATTAATATACAaagtttcttgtttggattagtCACTCTGTTGCTCGTACGCTGGTTTATGACGCGTAAAAAGTACAACTACAATTTACCTCCGGGTCCCACTTCATTTCCAATAATTGGAAATCTACCTCAGATGATCACAACCACAGATCTTTGCTCGAAGATGAAAGATTTTCGAAAACAATATGGAGATATTTTCAAACTCAAACTTGGTTCTGACACTCTGGTGACTGTATGCAAAACAGAATGGATTTTAGAAGGATTAGTAAAGAAAGGAGAGGAATTCAAAGGAAGACCCTACTGGATCTACATGACGAAGCTATTATCCCGAAAACAAG GTATTTTCTTTAACACTGGAAAAGAATGGAAGGACTTGAAAAAGTTTCTTTACGCAACATTCCGTGATTTAGGAATGGGCAAGAGAAAGCTAGAAGACCAAATATATTTGGAAACCCAGAGATTATGCAAAGTTTTTCAATCTCACAATGGCAAACCGTTTTCCTTGGGCGACCCTTTGGCATACTTCTCTTTGAGTattgtatactatataatatttgGTGAAAG GATCAGATTTGGTGAACTTGAGTTTCAGGAAATTGTTGAAAACTTAAGATTCTTCTTCAAGAATAGTAGTGCATTTATACCAGAGAATTTCTTTCCATTCCTGAGATTTTTTCGATGGAATTCTCCCGTAA AACAAATTCTCAAGAACGACAGAAAAATCCGAAGCTACATAAAAGAGAAAATCAGGGAACATAAGGAAACATACAATGGTGACGATATAAGAGATTTCATTGACGTCTACTTACTCACACTTGAGAAGGAACCAAACAGTGAATCTTTATCTG AAGTGAATATGTTTCGGACGATTATCGATATTTTTGTGGCTGGAACAGACACAACAGCTACAAGTCTTAGCTGGGTTTTTCTCTACATGGCGAAATATCCAGACATACAGGAAAAATGCCGAGAAGAAATTCAGAAG GTCACAAATCTGAACAGGCCTATCACAATGGAAGACAAAAGACACATGACATACGTTGCAGCAACGCTACTTGAGGCCCAGAGAATGGCtccagttg CTCCACTCACTGCTCCACATGCCTCTACGATAGACACAAAACTAGGAGGTTATGATATTCCAAAAAATACCATTGTTCAATTCATGTTAATGGCTGCTCATTACGATCCGAAGTATTGGGATAAACCAGAGGAATTCCGACCTGAGAGATGGATTGATGAAAATAATGAGTTAAAGAAAAATGAGGCTTATATGCCTTTCTCTTTGG GCCCCAGAATATGTGCAGGAGTATCACTAGTCAATATTGAATCTTTCATAGCTTTTTCAAACATCTTACAAAAATTTAGATTGGAAAGTCCAGACGAAACACCAATGACAATGGAAGGCAGACAATCAGGAATTACTTACGTTCCAGTGAAGAATAATATCCGTGCAATACCACTGTAA
- the LOC115217246 gene encoding cytochrome P450 2B4-like isoform X1 — protein sequence MDICPSYAIETINIQSFLFGLVTLLLVRWFMTRKKYNYNLPPGPTSFPIIGNLPQMITTTDLCSKMKDFRKQYGDIFKLKLGSDTLVTVCKTEWILEGLVKKGEEFKGRPYWIYMTKLLSRKQGIFFNTGKEWKDLKKFLYATFRDLGMGKRKLEDQIYLETQRLCKVFQSHNGKPFSLGDPLAYFSLSIVYYIIFGERIRFGELEFQEIVENLRFFFKNSSAFIPENFFPFLRFFRWNSPIEQILKNDRKIRSYIKEKIREHKETYNGDDIRDFIDVYLLTLEKEPNSESLSEVNMFRTIIDIFVAGTDTTATSLSWVFLYMAKYPDIQEKCREEIQKVTNLNRPITMEDKRHMTYVAATLLEAQRMAPVAPLTAPHASTIDTKLGGYDIPKNTIVQFMLMAAHYDPKYWDKPEEFRPERWIDENNELKKNEAYMPFSLGPRICAGVSLVNIESFIAFSNILQKFRLESPDETPMTMEGRQSGITYVPVKNNIRAIPL from the exons ATGGATATTTGTCCATCATATGCTATAGAAACTATTAATATACAaagtttcttgtttggattagtCACTCTGTTGCTCGTACGCTGGTTTATGACGCGTAAAAAGTACAACTACAATTTACCTCCGGGTCCCACTTCATTTCCAATAATTGGAAATCTACCTCAGATGATCACAACCACAGATCTTTGCTCGAAGATGAAAGATTTTCGAAAACAATATGGAGATATTTTCAAACTCAAACTTGGTTCTGACACTCTGGTGACTGTATGCAAAACAGAATGGATTTTAGAAGGATTAGTAAAGAAAGGAGAGGAATTCAAAGGAAGACCCTACTGGATCTACATGACGAAGCTATTATCCCGAAAACAAG GTATTTTCTTTAACACTGGAAAAGAATGGAAGGACTTGAAAAAGTTTCTTTACGCAACATTCCGTGATTTAGGAATGGGCAAGAGAAAGCTAGAAGACCAAATATATTTGGAAACCCAGAGATTATGCAAAGTTTTTCAATCTCACAATGGCAAACCGTTTTCCTTGGGCGACCCTTTGGCATACTTCTCTTTGAGTattgtatactatataatatttgGTGAAAG GATCAGATTTGGTGAACTTGAGTTTCAGGAAATTGTTGAAAACTTAAGATTCTTCTTCAAGAATAGTAGTGCATTTATACCAGAGAATTTCTTTCCATTCCTGAGATTTTTTCGATGGAATTCTCCC ATTGAACAAATTCTCAAGAACGACAGAAAAATCCGAAGCTACATAAAAGAGAAAATCAGGGAACATAAGGAAACATACAATGGTGACGATATAAGAGATTTCATTGACGTCTACTTACTCACACTTGAGAAGGAACCAAACAGTGAATCTTTATCTG AAGTGAATATGTTTCGGACGATTATCGATATTTTTGTGGCTGGAACAGACACAACAGCTACAAGTCTTAGCTGGGTTTTTCTCTACATGGCGAAATATCCAGACATACAGGAAAAATGCCGAGAAGAAATTCAGAAG GTCACAAATCTGAACAGGCCTATCACAATGGAAGACAAAAGACACATGACATACGTTGCAGCAACGCTACTTGAGGCCCAGAGAATGGCtccagttg CTCCACTCACTGCTCCACATGCCTCTACGATAGACACAAAACTAGGAGGTTATGATATTCCAAAAAATACCATTGTTCAATTCATGTTAATGGCTGCTCATTACGATCCGAAGTATTGGGATAAACCAGAGGAATTCCGACCTGAGAGATGGATTGATGAAAATAATGAGTTAAAGAAAAATGAGGCTTATATGCCTTTCTCTTTGG GCCCCAGAATATGTGCAGGAGTATCACTAGTCAATATTGAATCTTTCATAGCTTTTTCAAACATCTTACAAAAATTTAGATTGGAAAGTCCAGACGAAACACCAATGACAATGGAAGGCAGACAATCAGGAATTACTTACGTTCCAGTGAAGAATAATATCCGTGCAATACCACTGTAA